In Brachypodium distachyon strain Bd21 chromosome 2, Brachypodium_distachyon_v3.0, whole genome shotgun sequence, one genomic interval encodes:
- the LOC104583301 gene encoding MEIOTIC F-BOX protein MOF, whose translation MEPAGGGGGGRDRLSNLPDCLLHSVLSCLGSRQVVQSSLLSPRWRHLWRGVPCLDIDQREFPLDLPVPESPAWNAPEANRKAFRDTSQERAEREVQLWHRFEDFGDTLLPLHAAASSPPALPLDAYRLHVTGAHQHRCLYRWIRRGLARSPAALHVTNGDDDEYMYNEVPSFSLHSHHYKTDSLPLVLQVATRLRRLHLSGFSLPEEFSEELTADTCPVLEDLRLERCDFWFARIASLSLKSLAMEGCSSNCSYDGSTELALAVPRLVSLNLGDVQLPVVSEDEMPSLAVASVTATRDANAYAGGVDVLKSLRAARVLALRSFNSAELFDEEPKEFLKFQNLRTLTLTECKIGDECQVLRHVLHNVPNLERLVLDDCKLSSARKSSDFSYRSYECTSLKLIEIKYGAPGAALPDVLVHVLKDISKKTSEWRRCGQKGRVDWEWLYRVVSCSPVTMITALIAQRAPAALSDNDFDSMSEEEHESAVWKRRARRRRAVDTAIKACRGARRRR comes from the exons ATGGAgccggcaggcggcggcggcggcggccgcgaccgGCTGAGCAACCTGCCGGACTGCCTCCTCCACAGCGTCCTGTCGTGCCTGGGCTCCCGGCAGGTGGTGCAGAGCAGCCTGCTGTCCCCGCGGTGGAGGCACCTGTGGCGCGGCGTGCCCTGCCTCGACATCGACCAGCGCGAGTTCCCGCTGGAcctgccggtgccggagagCCCCGCCTGGAACGCCCCGGAAGCCAACCGGAAAGCATTCCGCGACACGTCCCAGGAGAGAGCCGAGAGGGAGGTGCAGCTGTGGCACAGATTCGAGGACTTTGGCGACACCCTGCTGcccctccacgccgccgcgtcgtcgccgccggccctgCCGCTGGACGCGTACCGGCTGCACGTCACCGGTGCGCATCAGCACAGGTGCCTGTACAGGTGGATCCGCCGTGGCCTCGCGCGCAGCCCCGCCGCGCTCCACGTCACCAacggcgacgacgatgaaTACATGTACAACGAGGTCCCGAGCTTCTCCTTGCACTCGCACCACTACAAGACCGACTCCCTGCCCCTGGTCCTGCAGGTGGCTACCCGCCTCAGGAGGCTGCACCTTTCCGGGTTCAGCCTGCCGGAAGAATTCTCCGAGGAGCTGACCGCCGACACGTGCCCGGTCCTGGAAGACCTGCGGCTCGAACGCTGCGACTTCTGGTTCGCCCGCATCGCCTCGCTCTCCCTCAAGAGCTTGGCCATGGAGGGGTGCAGCAGTAATTGTTCCTACGACGGCAGTACAGAGCTGGCGCTCGCCGTTCCTCGCCTTGTTTCACTGAACCTCGGCGATGTCCAGCTGCCGGTCGTCTCAGAAGATGAGATGCCGTCTCTCGCCGTGGCATCCGTCACGGCCACACGTGACGCCAATGCCTATGCCGGCGGAGTAGATGTCTTGAAATCCCTGCGCGCCGCCAGAGTGTTGGCGCTGCGGAGCTTTAATTCAGCG gaATTGTTTGACGAGGAACCCAAAGAATTCCTCAAGTTCCAGAACCTGAGAACCTTGACCCTGACAGAATGTAAAATCGGAGATGAATGTCAGGTGCTGAGGCACGTTCTTCACAACGTCCCAAATCTGGAGAGGCTTGTGCTTGACGATTGCAAG TTGTCAAGTGCCAGAAAGTCATCAGATTTCAGCTACCGGAGCTACGAGTGCACCAGCCTCAAGTTGATAGAGATCAAGTATGGAGCACCTGGTGCTGCTCTCCCAGATGTGCTGGTTCATGTGCTCAAGGATATCTCAAAGAAGACAAGCGAGTGGCGGCGTTGCGGCCAAAAGGGTCGTGTGGATTGGGAGTGGCTGTACCGTGTGGTCTCCTGCAGCCCTGTGACGATGATCACTGCCCTCATCGCCCAG CGAGCGCCTGCTGCTCTATCCGACAACGACTTCGACTCTATGTCGGAAGAGGAGCATGAGTCTGCTGTGTGGAAGCGCCGGGCGCGAAGGAGACGCGCGGTGGACACTGCCATCAAGGCGTGCCGGGGCGCGCGCCGGCGTCGCTGA
- the LOC104583302 gene encoding uncharacterized protein LOC104583302: MAPKREWPLVRRHDHEAGSSFGARNRRPPVLPPPPRSLSPPMAFCITPLPCWERRQYVDVRLAEHFWEHGIPMPSSDVHLPHRGHLSPDRVPMPPVPPTGRARRMEIKRRHQHLPEDLINDPDYAEESPYWDA, from the coding sequence ATGGCGCCCAAGAGAGAATGGCCGCTGGTGAGGCGCCACGACCACGAGGCGGGCTCGTCCTTCGGAGCCCGCAATCGACGCCCCCccgtgcttcctcctcctccccgttcCCTTTCTCCTCCGATGGCATTCTGCATCACCCCGCTGCCCTGCTGGGAGCGTCGGCAATACGTCGACGTCCGGCTGGCGGAGCACTTCTGGGAGCACGGCATCCCGATGCCGTCGTCCGACGTGCACCTGCCCCACAGAGGGCACCTGAGCCCCGACAGGGTTCCGATGCCCCCTGTCCCGCCAACGGGGCGAGCTCGCCGGATGGAGATCAAGCGCCGCCACCAACACCTCCCGGAGGACCTCATCAACGACCCCGACTACGCGGAGGAGTCCCCCTATTGGGATGCCTAG
- the LOC100831547 gene encoding ATP-dependent zinc metalloprotease FTSH 9, chloroplastic/mitochondrial: protein MSALQASLLLRPLPSFLPPRRRLSLPPASVSFPRSPHHHRRLPLSHRALAADGPQPAPSPSPEPPAASAVASAPEAEVETGPAAAKGGKEELEDLVDKARVWAVAFAAAVVAAARRFFDWVVSGDWMGWWPFWRPDRRLQRLIDDADADPKDAAKQSALLHELNKFSPEDVIKRVEQRSHAVDSRGVAEYLRALILTNAIVDYLPDERSGRSASLPALLQELKQRVSGNEDKPFSNPGISDKQPLHVVMVDPKATGRPTRFAQEIFSTILFTIAVGLMWVMGAAALQKYIGSLGGIGASGVGSSSSYSAKELNKDITPEKNVKTFKDVKGCDDAKKELEEVVEYLKNPTKFTRLGGKLPKGILLTGAPGTGKTLLAKAIAGEAGVPFFYRAGSEFEEMFVGVGARRVRSLFQAAKKKAPCIVFIDEIDAVGSTRKQWEGHTKKTLHQLLVEMDGFEQNEGIIVMAATNLPDILDPALTRPGRFDRHIVVPSPDVRGRQDILELYLQDKPVATDVDVNAIARSTPGFNGADLANLVNIAAIKAAVEGADKLTASQLEFAKDRIIMGTERKSMFISDESKKLTAYHESGHAIVALNTRGAHPIHKATILPRGSALGMVTQLPSQDETSISKKQLLARLDVCMGGRVAEELIFGEENVTTGARNDLHTATELAQYMVSNCGMSDAIGPVHVKERASVDMQSRIDAEVVKLLREAYERVTHLLKKHEKQLHALANALLERETLTADEINKVVHPYQEEPQLPFQEEAFALT from the exons atgaGCGCTCTCCAGGcatccctcctcctccgccccctcccctcgttcctgcccccgcgccgccgtctgtCACTGCCCCCCGCCTCAGTCTCCTTCCCCCGCTCcccgcaccaccaccgccgcctcccgctctCCCACCGCGCATTGGCCGCCGACGGACCCCAGCCTGCTCCCTCCCCGTCCCCCGAGCCTCCTGCGGCGTCTGCGGTGGCGTCAGCTCCGGAGGCGGAAGTCGAGACGGGCCCCGCCGCTGCGAAGGGCGGGAAGGAAGAGCTGGAGGACCTGGTGGAcaaggctagggtttgggcCGTGGCGTTCGCGGCCGCGGTGGTCGCGGCGGCCAGGAGGTTTTTCGACTGGGTGGTGTCTGGAGATTGGATGGGCTGGTGGCCCTTCTGgcgccccgaccgccgcctgcAGCGCCTGATCGACGACGCGGACGCCGACCCCAAGGATGCTGCCAAGCAGAGCGCGCTGCTCCACGAGCTCAACAAATTCAG CCCGGAAGATGTCATTAAAAGAGTTGAGCAAAGAAGTCATGCAGTAGACAGCAGGGGGGTTGCAGAGTACCTTCGAGCTCTTATTCTCACCAATGCTATAGTTGATTACCTACCAGATGAACGGTCTGGGCGTTCAGCAAGTCTACCTGCTCTG TTGCAAGAACTGAAGCAACGCGTATCTGGGAATGAGGACAAGCCTTTCTCGAATCCGGGGATATCAGACAAGCAACCGCTACATGTAGTAATG GTTGATCCTAAAGCTACAGGTAGACCAACTCGGTTTGCTCAAGAGATCTTCTCAACTATCTTGTTCACAATCGCTGTTGGGCTAATGTG GGTAATGGGTGCTGCTGCACTTCAAAAGTACATTGGTAGCTTAGGTGGAATAGGCGCATCTGGCGTCGGTTCCAGTTCATCATATTCTGCAAAagagttgaataaagatatcACGCCAGAGAAG AATGTGAAAACATTTAAAGATGTCAAAGGCTGTGATGATGCAAAGAAAGAACTTGAGGAGGTTGTTGAGTATCTAAAAAATCCTACAAAGTTTACCCGCCTTGGTGGAAAGCTACCTAAG ggAATACTTTTAACTGGAGCTCCAGGAACTGGAAAGACACTACTTGCTAAG GCCATTGCTGGGGAAGCTGGTGTGCCATTCTTTTACCGTGCAGGTTCTGAATTTGAGGAAAT GTTTGTTGGTGTTGGTGCTCGGAGAGTGAGGTCCTTGTTTCAAGCTGCAAAGAAAAAG GCACCATGTATTGTTTTCATTGATGAAATAGACGCCGTGGGATCTACTAGAAAACAGTGGGAAGGGCACACAAAGAAAACTTTGCATCAACTTCTTGTCGAGATGGACGGTTTTGAACAAAATGAG GGAATAATAGTAATGGCCGCGACAAACTTGCCAGACATTCTTGATCCAGCGCTTACAAGACCTGGTAGATTTGATAGACAT ATTGTCGTCCCTAGTCCTGATGTGCGAGGCCGCCAAGATATTCTAGAGCTCTATTTGCAAGACAAGCCTGTGGCCACTGATGTGGATGTCAATGCGATCGCCCGCAGTACCCCTGGCTTTAATGGGGCTG atCTTGCAAACCTGGTAAACATTGCAGCAATTAAAGCTGCAGTTGAAGGTGCTGACAAGTTGACTGCTTCACAATTGGAGTTTGCTAAAGATCGTATCATCATGGGAACTGAGAGGAAATCAATGTTCATATCTGATGAATCGAAAAAG CTTACTGCCTATCATGAAAGTGGGCATGCTATTGTTGCACTCAATACCAGGGGTGCTCATCCCATTCACAAGGCAACTATCCTGCCTCGTGGATCTGCCCTTGGAATGGTTACACAACTCCCCTCACAGGATGAGACTTCTATCAGCAAGAAACAACTCCTGGCACGTCTTGATGTTTGCATGGGCGGAAGGGTCGCTGAAGAGCTCATATTTGGGGAAGAAAATGTTACGACTGGTGCAAGAAATGATCTTCATACTGCAACAGAGCTTGCTCAGTATATG GTATCGAACTGTGGGATGAGTGATGCTATTGGTCCTGTGCATGTGAAAGAAAGGGCAAGTGTTGACATGCAATCAAGGATAGATGCAGAG GTAGTCAAACTCCTAAGAGAAGCTTATGAGCGGGTCACACATTTGCTCAAGAAG CATGAGAAGCAATTACATGCTTTAGCAAATGCCCTGCTGGAGCGTGAAACTCTCACTGCAGATGAGATCAACAAAGTGGTTCATCCCTACCAAGAAGAACCCCAGCTTCccttccaagaagaagccTTTGCGCTAACTTAA
- the LOC100846294 gene encoding splicing factor 3A subunit 1-like: FGVRFWLLRLLPPSAAGDQPGSVAFELNEDDLFASGAPSPERPQPPRRPLLISSIHAANPSPTIPRLRHPPGGILEALPEHFGPLSPRLSSSSTSSSPASPMTALPRMIPSIPRPAPAPAMHMPQSAPVNVPAARLRRPPVVDEFTVEVDDDDDEEMLPPHEPFCRNSKSSKGDLEAVASLANSGLDVYAHKATILKL; this comes from the exons TTCGGCGTGCGTTTCTGGTTGCTGAGGCTGCTCCCTCCctcggccgccggcgaccagCCTGGCTCGGTGGCCTTCGAGCTCAATGAGGACGACCTCTTCGCCTCAGGAGCCCCATCCCCCGagcggccgcagccgccgcgccggccccTCCTCATCTCCTCAATCCACGCCGCAAATCCTAGCCCCACCAttccccgcctccgccatCCGCCAGGGGGCATCCTCGAAGCTCTCCCTGAGCACTTCGGACCTCTCTCGCCACGTCTATCTTCTTCGTCTACCTCGTCGTCCCCCGCGTCCCCGATGACGGCCCTTCCCCGCATGATCCCCTCCATCCCCCgcccggcaccggcaccggcgatGCATATGCCGCAGTCTGCACCGGTTAATGTGCCTGCAGCAAGGCTGCGTCGACCGCCGGTGGTGGATGAGTTCACTGTTGAAGTagatgacgacgatgatgaggaGATGCTGCCGCCGCACGAGCCATTTTGCCGAAACAGTAAGAGCTCTAAAG GTGACCTGGAAGCGGTTGCATCTTTGGCGAACTCCGGTCTAGATGTGTATGCCCACAAGGCCACAATATTGAAACTGTGA
- the LOC100831849 gene encoding probable polygalacturonase, translating into MAYMAGRWRCLLAVAVAAVLSAAGGAGAQETCSGAVPAPPKRGEWVSVASFGGAGDGRTLNTAAFAAAVASIERRRAPGGGLLYVPPGVWLTGPFNLTSHMTLFLSRGAVIRATQDTSSWPLIDPLPSYGRGREMPGKRYKSLIHGNGLQDVFITGANGTIDGQGSVWWDMWKKGTLPFTRPHLLELMDSSDVIVSNLVFRDSPFWNIHPVYCSNVVIRNLTILAPHDSPNTDGIDPDSSSNVCIEDCYISTGDDLVAIKSGWDEYGIAYGRPSSDITVRRITGSSPFAGFAVGSETSGGVENVLAEHLNFFSSGFGVHIKTNSGRGGFIRNVTVSDVTLDNVRYGLRIAGDVGDHPDEHYNHNALPKVDSLTIKNVQGQNIKEAGSIKGIASSAFSRICLSNIKLHGSVPVRPWKCESVSGGALDLQPSPCTELTSTSGTSFCTNSL; encoded by the exons ATGGCATATATGGCGGGGAGGTGGCGGTGCCTGCTGGCCGTGGCCGTCGCCGCGGTgctgtcggcggcgggcggtgccggGGCGCAGGAGACGTGCTCGGGGGCGGTGCCTGCCCCGCCCAAGCGCGGGGAGTGGGTGTCCGTGGCCAGcttcggcggcgcgggcgacggcCGGACGCTCAACACGGCGGCGttcgcggccgccgtcgcgagcatcgagcgccgccgcgcgcccggTGGGGGGTTGCTGTACGTGCCGCCCGGGGTGTGGCTCACGGGCCCCTTCAACCTCACCTCGCACATGACGCTCTTCCTCTCCCGCGGCGCCGTCATCCGCGCCACACAG GACACGTCGAGCTGGCCGCTGATCGATCCGCTGCCGTCATATGGGAGAGGGCGTGAGATGCCCGGCAAGAGATATAAAAGTTTGATCCATGGCAATGGACTTCAGGATGTTTTCATCACAG GTGCGAATGGCACTATCGATGGACAAGGTAGTGTGTGGTGGGACATGTGGAAGAAAGGCACATTGCCCTTCACAAGACCCCATCTACTTGAGCTGATGGACTCATCTGATGTTATTGTCTCCAATTTGGTATTCCGGGATTCACCATTTTGGAACATCCATCCAGTTTACTGCAG CAATGTGGTGATCAGAAATTTGACTATATTGGCTCCCCATGACTCGCCCAACACTGATGGAATTGATCCAG ATTCAAGCAGCAATGTCTGCATTGAGGATTGCTACATATCGACGGGAGATGACCTGGTCGCCATCAAGAGTGGCTGGGACGAATATGGCATAGCCTATGGTCGCCCCAGCTCGGACATCACTGTCCGGCGGATAACAGGGTCCTCCCCTTTTGCCGGCTTTGCTGTCGGGAGCGAGACCTCAGGCGGCGTGGAGAACGTCCTCGCAGAGCACCTAAATTTTTTCAGTTCAGGGTTTGGGGTCCACATCAAGACCAACTCCGGCAGGGGAGGGTTCATCCGGAACGTCACAGTTTCGGACGTGACCTTGGACAATGTTCGTTATGGTCTGAGGATTGCTGGTGATGTCGGTGACCATCCCGACGAGCACTACAACCACAATGCGCTCCCCAAGGTGGACAGCCTGACAATAAAGAATGTTCAGGGCCAGAACATCAAGGAGGCTGGGTCGATCAAGGGCATTGCGAGCTCGGCGTTCTCCCGGATCTGCCTGTCGAACATTAAGCTCCACGGCAGCGTGCCGGTACGCCCGTGGAAATGCGAGTCTGTTAGCGGTGGCGCGTTGGACCTGCAACCGTCCCCGTGCACAGAATTGACTAGCACGTCAGGGACGAGCTTCTGTACGAATTCGCTCTGA